The following proteins come from a genomic window of Chryseobacterium glaciei:
- a CDS encoding cell division protein FtsX has product MAKSVDEFNKKRLRSSNITVVISIALVLFLLGLMGLILINAQKYSDYIKEQLVVNAYFDENYDAKDSVKIAKFEEETLKKVQTLAPVKKATYISRAAAAVEAKKSMGIDSDALFEENIFPSSIEIALKPEYVDPAKIDAAIKIIKSVPGVVDVKNDSTLMVDVYNNLSRILKWIFGFSLLFLILAVVLINNSIRLKIFSKRFIIKTMQLVGAKRRFILKPFIIEAIVLGAIGSFIGLAALCGVWYYFTSQIGSSFVQDNQQYFWLIVLVLGVGVLITVLSTIIATWRFLKSNVDDLYYS; this is encoded by the coding sequence ATGGCTAAATCTGTAGATGAATTTAATAAGAAGAGACTTCGATCGAGCAATATTACAGTCGTAATAAGTATTGCCTTAGTGTTATTTTTGTTAGGATTAATGGGACTTATTTTGATCAATGCCCAGAAATATTCCGACTATATCAAGGAACAATTGGTTGTCAATGCCTACTTTGATGAAAACTATGACGCAAAAGACTCTGTAAAAATTGCAAAATTTGAAGAAGAAACTTTAAAGAAAGTACAGACTTTGGCACCTGTAAAAAAGGCGACCTACATTTCAAGAGCTGCTGCCGCAGTTGAAGCGAAAAAAAGTATGGGAATCGATAGCGATGCGCTTTTCGAGGAGAATATTTTCCCTTCTTCTATAGAAATTGCTCTAAAACCTGAATATGTAGACCCTGCAAAAATTGATGCAGCGATAAAGATCATCAAATCCGTTCCGGGAGTTGTAGACGTGAAAAATGACAGTACCTTAATGGTAGATGTATACAACAACCTGAGTAGAATTTTAAAATGGATTTTTGGTTTTTCTCTTTTATTTTTGATTTTAGCGGTAGTTTTAATTAATAACTCTATCCGTCTGAAAATATTTTCAAAAAGATTTATTATCAAAACCATGCAGTTGGTAGGAGCGAAAAGAAGATTTATCTTAAAGCCTTTTATCATTGAAGCTATTGTTTTAGGAGCTATCGGTTCTTTTATCGGGCTTGCTGCTTTATGTGGTGTTTGGTATTATTTCACGAGCCAGATCGGTTCATCATTCGTACAGGATAATCAGCAGTATTTTTGGTTGATCGTGCTTGTATTGGGAGTTGGAGTTTTAATTACGGTTCTAAGTACAATCATCGCAACATGGAGATTCCTGAAATCTAACGTTGACGATTTATATTATTCTTAA
- a CDS encoding DUF1003 domain-containing protein, producing MKTQNEKKEKIEVLEKIANGITWWIGSIPSLIVHTLFFITSFLLPALKIVEFDKMLLILTTVVSLEAIYLAIFIQMSVNKSHEKIGDIQEDIEDIQEDIEEISEDIEEISEDIEEINEDIEDIQEDIEEINEDEEDEDHNERAKNVMLKSHVTSNKNEIKSLKDQISELQNMIDQLKKD from the coding sequence ATGAAAACACAAAATGAAAAAAAAGAAAAAATAGAAGTTTTAGAAAAAATTGCAAACGGGATTACTTGGTGGATAGGTTCTATACCTTCACTTATCGTCCACACCTTATTTTTTATTACTTCGTTTCTTCTTCCTGCCCTGAAAATCGTTGAATTTGATAAAATGCTTCTCATTCTTACAACGGTAGTTTCTCTTGAGGCAATTTATCTGGCAATTTTTATCCAGATGTCGGTGAATAAAAGTCACGAAAAAATTGGAGATATTCAGGAAGATATTGAAGATATTCAGGAAGATATTGAAGAAATTAGTGAAGATATTGAAGAGATCAGCGAGGACATCGAAGAAATTAATGAAGATATTGAAGACATTCAGGAAGACATCGAGGAAATCAATGAAGATGAAGAAGATGAAGATCACAACGAACGTGCTAAAAATGTTATGCTTAAAAGCCACGTAACTTCTAATAAAAATGAAATAAAATCTTTGAAGGATCAGATTTCAGAGCTTCAGAATATGATCGATCAGCTTAAAAAAGATTGA
- a CDS encoding choice-of-anchor L domain-containing protein: MKRYLPVFFFFLFSSTSLFSQNAPPRKPQIKKLSASTAKAGDLIDVNAPGYNESSFTMEQLVKDVLISSGTNSCITPSVSNVVVTPNLPATNANRAWGYFHKATSTFPFKDGIVLVTGKANRTGNVPETGLSDVVGTGSDPDLVAATNPSKPLNDAVILEFDFVPTSSQVKFNYIMASEEYTGDYPCSFADSFALLIRPTSGGPYVNMAVLPNAGGPVSITNIHPLITGFGGCAAVNEQYFAGYNPPIGDTNLNGRTVPLTATATVVAGQQYHFKMVIADAGDTAFDSAVFLEGGSFKIGVDLLDPSGATLPSDINVCDGVPQVITASVSDPNLLYQWFFNGVAVNGATTNTITATQPGTYTIEVSVPGNPCPGKASIQIHGGTTPTAQNATLLLCTTPDITTFDLSTIMPAISTTPGAIFHFYQNQADAIAQNTNFITTPLNYNGTDGQILYVVVSNGGFCSKMIELKLLKEVTPKATLVSTRIKICPGESVNLTATGGNTYLWNNFLGTGPTQTVTLFNTTTFTVYAIGVKGCKSLQPATVTVEVVPEIVTPLKDVEMCLGDRVILDAGTGPNYKYLWSTGATTQTIAVDEWGIYTVEIDNGICKKIFPVKVMGAASPFVSNINYGNGTLTITAENPPINNIQGVLEYSVDGGINWQQSNVFSGLQSNTTYNIQVRVVGTHCVGALEFFTLQISNIITPNQDGVNDVLDLTSLGEFKNFTGSIYDRYGVEMFRFSKQNPIWNGTVAGKRLPTATYWYKFNFDYPKSKAQMNWSGWILLKNRE, translated from the coding sequence ATGAAGAGATATCTACCGGTTTTTTTCTTTTTTTTATTCAGTTCTACTTCTTTATTCTCGCAAAATGCACCACCCAGAAAACCTCAAATAAAAAAGCTTTCAGCTTCAACTGCCAAAGCAGGGGATCTTATTGATGTAAATGCTCCGGGATATAATGAATCGAGTTTTACGATGGAGCAATTGGTAAAGGATGTATTGATATCATCAGGAACCAATTCGTGTATTACACCCAGCGTTTCGAATGTTGTAGTAACTCCAAATTTACCGGCCACTAATGCAAACAGAGCTTGGGGTTATTTCCATAAAGCAACAAGCACCTTTCCTTTTAAAGACGGGATTGTATTGGTAACAGGAAAAGCTAACCGTACAGGGAATGTTCCTGAAACAGGGCTTAGCGACGTTGTGGGAACGGGTAGTGACCCAGATTTAGTAGCAGCAACCAACCCAAGTAAGCCTTTGAATGATGCGGTAATCTTAGAATTCGATTTCGTTCCTACATCATCTCAGGTTAAATTTAATTATATAATGGCTTCTGAGGAGTATACCGGTGATTATCCTTGTAGTTTTGCAGATTCATTTGCTTTATTAATTAGACCTACTTCAGGAGGACCATATGTCAACATGGCTGTATTGCCGAATGCTGGTGGACCTGTAAGTATTACAAATATTCACCCACTAATTACAGGTTTTGGTGGATGTGCTGCAGTAAACGAACAATACTTTGCAGGGTATAACCCTCCAATTGGCGATACGAATCTTAATGGTAGAACAGTTCCTCTTACGGCTACAGCAACTGTAGTTGCAGGACAACAATATCATTTTAAAATGGTAATTGCTGATGCAGGAGATACAGCTTTTGATTCAGCAGTATTTTTAGAAGGTGGATCTTTTAAAATTGGGGTAGATTTATTAGACCCTTCGGGAGCTACTTTACCTTCAGATATTAATGTTTGTGATGGTGTACCGCAAGTGATCACAGCTTCTGTGAGTGATCCTAATTTATTATATCAGTGGTTCTTTAACGGAGTAGCTGTTAACGGTGCTACAACGAACACAATTACAGCGACTCAGCCGGGAACCTATACAATTGAGGTAAGTGTTCCGGGGAATCCTTGTCCGGGGAAAGCATCAATTCAAATTCATGGAGGGACGACGCCGACTGCTCAGAATGCAACGTTGCTTCTGTGTACCACTCCGGATATTACTACTTTCGACTTGTCGACCATCATGCCGGCAATAAGTACAACTCCTGGTGCGATATTCCATTTTTATCAAAATCAGGCAGATGCAATCGCTCAAAACACTAATTTTATTACAACTCCATTAAACTATAATGGAACTGACGGTCAGATTCTATATGTAGTTGTTTCAAATGGAGGATTCTGTAGTAAAATGATTGAACTTAAATTATTAAAAGAAGTTACGCCAAAAGCAACTTTGGTATCTACCAGAATTAAAATATGTCCGGGAGAATCAGTTAATTTAACAGCTACAGGAGGAAACACTTACTTATGGAATAATTTCTTAGGTACAGGACCAACTCAGACTGTTACCTTATTTAATACAACAACATTTACAGTATATGCTATCGGAGTTAAAGGATGTAAATCTTTACAGCCGGCAACCGTAACTGTGGAAGTGGTTCCTGAAATAGTTACTCCATTGAAAGATGTAGAAATGTGTCTAGGAGACAGAGTAATCTTAGATGCAGGAACAGGTCCTAATTACAAGTATTTATGGAGCACGGGAGCTACAACGCAGACTATTGCAGTAGATGAATGGGGAATTTATACAGTTGAAATTGATAACGGAATTTGTAAGAAAATCTTCCCTGTGAAAGTAATGGGTGCAGCTTCACCTTTCGTTTCTAATATCAATTATGGAAATGGAACATTGACGATCACTGCTGAAAACCCACCAATTAATAATATTCAGGGAGTTTTAGAATATTCTGTTGATGGAGGTATTAATTGGCAGCAATCGAATGTATTTTCGGGATTACAGAGTAATACGACATACAACATTCAGGTGAGAGTAGTAGGTACGCATTGTGTGGGAGCGCTTGAGTTCTTTACATTGCAGATTTCAAACATTATTACGCCTAACCAAGATGGTGTAAACGATGTGCTGGATCTTACGTCACTTGGAGAGTTCAAAAACTTCACAGGTTCTATCTACGACAGATATGGAGTTGAGATGTTCAGATTCTCAAAACAAAATCCTATCTGGAACGGTACTGTAGCAGGTAAGAGATTGCCAACAGCTACTTACTGGTACAAATTCAACTTTGATTATCCAAAATCAAAAGCTCAGATGAACTGGTCTGGTTGGATCTTACTAAAGAATAGAGAATAA
- a CDS encoding choice-of-anchor L domain-containing protein — protein MLNYRLKNYFFLLVLLLVSTSVFSQRKAPKPIITSANKKAGVFIDVNATGYAPSTYSAEQLVKDILINGGSTCSVPNVSNVTVAPNHPVTNNDRFWGYFHRGTTNFPFKDGIVLTTGRAREAGNVAQTPSTSVIGAGMNDPDLVAAVPITNPTDNYNDNVMLEFDFVPNSNQVKFNYLFASEEYTGTFPCQYSDAFALLIKPVSGGPYVNVAVLPGTAGPVSMTNIHPLIPGTPPFGCPAINEMYFAGYNSSPKVVTNYNGRTVPLTAIATVTPGVAYHFKMVLSDYRDSSYDSAVFIEGGSFDIGIKLVDNTGAVLPASLNVCDNAPQTLVAQVSGITGATYQWYFNNGTTTVAIPGATTSTYVATAPGIYTIKVSVPGNTCPAEAKITIVGGTTPVAQNATLKLCTTPTNSTFDLNTAKPSISTTTGAIFRFYPTQAGAQAQDNTFIPAASLATYNGTDGQVLYVVVSNGAFCSKTVTLTLRKEATPIAVLGASRVKICNGESVTLTASGGVTYQWNSISGTAGTQTVSPSQTTTYTVYAIGAQGCKSLQPATITVEVVPAITSNVKGGIICIGDKITLDAGAGPNYSYIWSNAATTQTISVGAPGIYTVTITNGVCTKIFTAEVIQATVPEIKNINYNDNGTMIITATATNGQMEYSVDNGITWQDSNMFTNVPKNSVISIRVRVKKTSCETFLEYFTFVMQNVVTPNGDNLNDRIDFRGVSSYKDFKASVFDRYGREVYKAEKIRPYWDGFFQGKRLPTSSYWYQVTFEDPASKQLTVKTGWILLKNIE, from the coding sequence ATGTTAAATTATAGACTGAAAAACTACTTTTTCTTATTGGTATTGTTATTAGTTTCCACTTCTGTATTTTCTCAGAGGAAAGCACCTAAACCTATAATAACATCGGCAAACAAAAAAGCCGGAGTTTTTATAGATGTAAACGCAACGGGTTATGCACCTTCTACATATAGTGCAGAGCAACTTGTGAAGGATATTCTAATTAATGGCGGATCAACGTGTTCAGTACCAAACGTATCAAATGTAACAGTAGCTCCTAACCATCCAGTAACTAATAATGATAGATTCTGGGGATATTTCCATAGAGGAACTACAAATTTCCCTTTTAAAGACGGAATTGTTTTAACTACAGGTCGTGCCAGAGAGGCAGGAAATGTAGCACAAACTCCTAGTACGTCTGTAATCGGCGCAGGAATGAACGATCCTGATTTGGTAGCGGCAGTTCCTATTACCAACCCTACTGATAATTATAATGATAATGTCATGCTGGAGTTTGATTTTGTACCCAACTCTAATCAGGTAAAGTTTAACTATCTTTTTGCTTCTGAAGAATATACAGGTACTTTTCCATGCCAATATTCAGATGCATTTGCTTTATTGATCAAACCTGTTTCAGGTGGTCCCTATGTAAATGTAGCTGTTTTGCCGGGAACAGCTGGTCCTGTAAGTATGACCAATATACATCCTTTAATACCTGGAACACCTCCTTTTGGCTGTCCTGCTATTAATGAAATGTATTTTGCGGGTTATAACTCGTCACCTAAAGTGGTAACTAATTATAATGGTAGAACAGTTCCTTTGACGGCAATAGCAACTGTTACTCCAGGAGTTGCTTACCATTTTAAAATGGTCTTGTCAGATTATAGAGATTCTAGTTACGATTCTGCTGTATTTATTGAAGGTGGATCTTTTGATATAGGTATTAAACTTGTTGACAATACCGGAGCTGTATTACCTGCGTCTTTAAATGTGTGTGATAACGCTCCTCAGACTCTAGTGGCTCAGGTTTCAGGTATTACGGGAGCTACTTACCAATGGTATTTCAATAATGGTACAACAACAGTAGCAATACCGGGAGCAACAACTTCAACGTATGTTGCAACTGCACCAGGTATTTATACTATTAAAGTTAGTGTTCCGGGAAATACGTGTCCGGCTGAAGCAAAGATAACTATCGTTGGAGGTACAACTCCAGTGGCACAAAATGCCACATTGAAACTTTGTACAACTCCTACAAATAGTACATTTGATTTAAATACTGCTAAACCATCAATAAGTACAACTACAGGTGCTATATTTCGTTTTTATCCAACTCAGGCAGGGGCGCAGGCTCAAGATAATACTTTTATTCCTGCTGCTAGTTTAGCGACTTATAACGGAACAGATGGACAGGTTTTATATGTCGTTGTTTCCAATGGAGCATTTTGTAGTAAAACGGTTACATTGACTTTAAGAAAAGAAGCTACCCCGATAGCTGTACTTGGTGCTTCTAGGGTTAAAATCTGTAATGGAGAATCTGTAACTTTAACAGCTTCAGGAGGTGTAACTTACCAATGGAACAGTATTTCAGGTACAGCGGGTACACAAACAGTGAGCCCAAGCCAGACTACAACATACACAGTATATGCAATAGGAGCACAGGGATGTAAATCTTTACAGCCTGCTACCATAACAGTAGAGGTAGTACCTGCCATTACATCAAATGTTAAAGGAGGGATTATCTGTATAGGCGATAAAATTACGCTAGACGCAGGAGCAGGTCCTAATTACAGTTATATTTGGAGTAACGCTGCAACTACACAGACAATTTCAGTAGGTGCGCCTGGTATTTATACTGTGACGATCACGAATGGTGTTTGTACTAAAATATTTACTGCAGAAGTAATTCAGGCTACAGTTCCTGAGATCAAAAATATTAATTACAATGATAACGGAACAATGATCATTACAGCAACCGCTACAAATGGTCAGATGGAATATTCTGTGGATAACGGAATCACTTGGCAGGATTCTAATATGTTTACTAATGTTCCTAAAAACTCAGTAATTTCTATCAGAGTAAGAGTAAAGAAAACAAGTTGTGAGACATTTTTAGAATATTTCACATTTGTAATGCAAAACGTTGTTACGCCAAACGGAGATAATTTGAATGATAGAATCGATTTCCGTGGAGTAAGCAGCTATAAAGATTTCAAAGCAAGTGTATTCGACCGTTACGGACGTGAAGTATATAAAGCTGAAAAAATAAGACCATATTGGGACGGTTTCTTCCAAGGTAAACGTTTACCAACTTCATCTTATTGGTATCAGGTTACTTTTGAAGATCCTGCAAGCAAACAACTGACTGTAAAAACAGGCTGGATTCTCTTGAAAAACATTGAATAA
- the rsmA gene encoding 16S rRNA (adenine(1518)-N(6)/adenine(1519)-N(6))-dimethyltransferase RsmA yields the protein MSVKAKKHLGQHFLTDENIARKIVEGLSFENYKNIMEIGPGTGVLTKYLLEKEQNLYLAEIDTESIEYLKNTYPKITEEIFVGDFLKQDFNFINNDQIAIIGNFPYNISSQILFKIIDHYELIPEMVGMFQKEVAERTASVPRTKEYGILSVLVQAYYDVTYLFTVHENVFNPPPKVKSGVIKLTRNPKEGLAGNEVLFKQIVKAGFNQRRKKLSNSLKVLEIPEELKTHEFMDKRAEELSVSDFINFTKLWKENR from the coding sequence TTGAGTGTAAAAGCAAAAAAACATCTTGGTCAACACTTTTTGACAGATGAAAATATCGCAAGAAAAATCGTAGAAGGTCTTAGTTTTGAGAACTATAAGAATATTATGGAAATAGGCCCGGGAACGGGAGTCCTTACCAAATACCTTCTCGAAAAAGAGCAAAACCTTTATCTTGCAGAAATAGATACCGAATCTATAGAGTACCTGAAAAACACCTATCCTAAGATTACAGAAGAGATCTTTGTAGGAGATTTCCTGAAGCAGGATTTCAATTTTATTAATAACGATCAAATTGCTATTATTGGAAACTTCCCTTATAATATTTCTTCACAGATCTTATTCAAAATCATAGATCACTATGAATTGATTCCGGAAATGGTTGGAATGTTCCAAAAAGAAGTGGCAGAAAGAACGGCATCTGTGCCAAGAACGAAGGAGTACGGAATTCTATCTGTTTTGGTTCAGGCATACTATGACGTTACTTATCTGTTTACAGTGCATGAAAACGTCTTCAATCCACCTCCAAAGGTAAAGTCGGGAGTTATTAAATTAACCCGAAACCCAAAAGAAGGGTTGGCAGGAAATGAAGTTCTTTTCAAACAAATCGTAAAGGCTGGTTTTAATCAAAGGAGAAAAAAATTATCCAACTCTTTAAAAGTATTGGAAATTCCTGAAGAATTGAAAACGCATGAATTTATGGATAAAAGAGCTGAAGAATTAAGCGTTAGTGACTTTATCAATTTCACCAAACTCTGGAAAGAAAACCGATAA
- a CDS encoding choice-of-anchor L domain-containing protein, which yields MLNWRTRSLFFALLLILIGNSAFSQNKRIEKAKNPTSVSMKAGAFIDINAAGYPETNFSVEQLVKDVLIAGGSTCSTANVSNVVVSPNLSVGDLNRSWGYFNKGTTNFPFAKGIVLTTGYARRAGNDFQGTLSDHLTTGGDIDLANALGVPNGQLNDATFIEFDFVPTSTEVKFRYIFASKEYFDNFTCNISDGFALLLKKSTDPTYTNLALLPNGTPVSVTNIIPSSLPCGPKNEQYFGGLNNPQIQTNFNGRTVPLTATATVIPGQTYHFKMVLADYQDRNFDSGVFLEAGSFDIGVKILDPAGVALPGSINVCDNTPTVLTASANIPGATYVWLLGTTPIPGATSVSYTATQPGVYTVQVFIPGNSCPGTASVTIVGGTSPTVQNATLTACYAPGNATFNLTSAQASISTTPGAIFAYYTTLADANAGNANTIPTPTAYPSAGGTVYVQVKTGFCAKVAELQLVKAPQMTATIAPSTVLTCTNSQITLNASTSVYPTGSTFNWTTVGGNIVSGGNTLTPVVNNAGTYTLTITKNYQPGNLDCTTTATVTVTGDSAPPATGLTATKVLICAGESVTLTATGGATYNWQGGLPGNGNTQVVTPATTTTYTVTAVGANGCVSQNPATITVVVSQPITVQNASLLKCYQPGNIIYDLTSAQPQITSAGTATFAYYLLQADANAGNANTIPTPTAYPSAANQTIYVLVKNGGCSYVVTLQLVRTAETTLTIATPQTITCTTNQVTINAGASVIPAGSTIAWTTVGGNIVSGANTLTPAVNAGGTYTLTVSNVTQPGNLTCTYTATVTVIENKTIPVAGLTSSVAQICVGESVTLTATGGATYNWGTLPGSGNTQVVSPTTTTVYTVFAIGANGCISATPATVTVIVGPPTAGVSANKSKICAGESVTLTATGGITYNWVGLTGNGNTQVVSPTVTTEYSVYALGGNGCSSVLPAKIKIEVVPAIVSTLQDVFVCVGDKGILDAGAGPNYTYLWSNGATTQTISTDVVGTYSVTISNGVCSKVFTAQLLNPVLPQFTNVTFENHVLTLTTTNPIGGVLEFSIDGGVTWQNSNIFYNVLNNSNYKLMVRVKDAKCSTTLEFYTFLISNAITPNSDGKNDVIDFSGISQYNNFAASVFNRYGQELFKATKSDAVWRGTIKDLNVPTATYWYRVQWDNPASKKLELRTGWILLKNRN from the coding sequence ATGTTAAATTGGAGGACAAGAAGTTTATTTTTTGCTTTACTTTTAATACTTATTGGTAATTCCGCTTTCTCTCAGAATAAAAGAATAGAAAAAGCGAAAAATCCTACATCGGTATCAATGAAGGCAGGGGCATTTATAGATATAAATGCTGCAGGATATCCTGAGACAAACTTTAGTGTTGAGCAGCTTGTGAAAGATGTTTTAATAGCAGGAGGATCCACGTGTTCTACAGCAAATGTTAGTAATGTTGTAGTTTCTCCAAATTTATCAGTCGGTGATCTGAACAGAAGCTGGGGATATTTCAACAAAGGCACAACCAATTTTCCATTTGCAAAAGGTATTGTTCTTACAACAGGTTATGCGAGAAGAGCCGGAAATGATTTTCAGGGAACATTAAGTGATCATTTAACGACAGGAGGAGATATTGATCTTGCGAATGCTTTGGGAGTACCAAATGGGCAATTGAATGATGCTACTTTTATAGAATTTGATTTCGTTCCAACTTCTACCGAAGTTAAATTCAGATACATCTTTGCTTCAAAAGAATATTTTGACAATTTTACATGTAATATTTCGGATGGTTTTGCTTTATTATTAAAAAAATCCACCGATCCTACTTATACGAACCTTGCACTTCTTCCCAACGGAACTCCCGTAAGTGTTACGAATATTATTCCGTCAAGTTTACCTTGCGGACCAAAGAATGAACAATATTTTGGAGGTTTAAATAATCCTCAGATACAAACCAACTTTAATGGACGTACAGTTCCGTTAACTGCTACTGCAACCGTAATCCCGGGGCAGACATATCATTTTAAAATGGTATTGGCAGATTATCAGGATAGAAATTTTGATTCAGGAGTTTTCTTGGAAGCAGGATCTTTCGATATCGGAGTTAAAATTTTAGATCCTGCAGGAGTAGCACTTCCTGGATCTATCAATGTTTGTGATAATACACCAACAGTTCTTACAGCATCTGCAAATATCCCTGGAGCAACTTACGTGTGGTTATTAGGAACTACACCTATTCCTGGAGCTACTTCTGTAAGTTATACGGCAACTCAGCCGGGAGTATATACCGTTCAGGTTTTTATACCCGGAAATTCATGTCCGGGAACAGCCAGCGTCACGATTGTCGGAGGTACATCTCCAACAGTACAGAATGCAACGTTAACGGCATGTTATGCACCGGGAAATGCAACATTTAATTTAACCTCAGCTCAAGCATCAATAAGTACAACACCAGGAGCTATATTTGCTTACTATACAACGTTAGCAGATGCTAATGCAGGAAATGCAAACACAATTCCTACTCCCACAGCTTATCCAAGTGCGGGAGGTACGGTATATGTTCAGGTAAAAACAGGTTTCTGTGCAAAAGTGGCCGAATTACAGTTGGTAAAAGCGCCTCAAATGACGGCAACAATTGCTCCGTCAACAGTTTTAACTTGTACAAATTCACAAATAACATTAAACGCTTCTACATCGGTATATCCTACAGGTTCTACATTCAACTGGACAACCGTAGGCGGAAACATTGTTTCTGGTGGAAATACATTAACACCAGTTGTTAACAATGCCGGGACGTATACTTTAACGATTACAAAAAATTATCAGCCCGGAAATCTTGATTGTACAACTACTGCAACGGTAACTGTAACAGGGGATAGCGCGCCACCTGCAACGGGATTAACTGCAACTAAAGTTTTGATCTGCGCCGGAGAATCTGTTACTTTAACAGCTACAGGAGGAGCAACATACAACTGGCAGGGAGGTTTACCTGGTAACGGAAATACACAAGTTGTAACGCCTGCTACCACAACAACTTATACAGTAACTGCTGTTGGTGCTAATGGTTGTGTATCTCAAAATCCTGCTACAATTACGGTTGTAGTTTCTCAACCGATTACTGTACAAAATGCATCATTATTAAAATGTTACCAGCCTGGAAATATCATTTATGATCTAACATCAGCGCAACCACAAATAACGTCAGCGGGTACAGCAACTTTTGCTTATTATTTACTGCAGGCAGATGCTAATGCAGGAAACGCAAATACAATTCCTACACCTACAGCATATCCAAGTGCTGCAAATCAGACAATTTATGTTTTGGTTAAAAATGGAGGTTGTAGCTATGTTGTGACATTGCAATTAGTAAGAACCGCAGAAACAACATTAACAATAGCAACTCCGCAAACAATAACCTGTACAACAAATCAGGTTACGATAAATGCCGGAGCGTCTGTAATTCCTGCAGGTTCTACCATCGCATGGACAACCGTAGGAGGAAATATTGTTTCTGGAGCTAATACTCTAACACCTGCCGTAAATGCAGGAGGGACTTATACTTTAACGGTTTCAAATGTAACGCAACCCGGAAACTTAACATGTACCTACACAGCAACAGTTACAGTCATTGAAAATAAAACAATTCCGGTGGCAGGTTTAACCTCATCAGTTGCTCAGATTTGTGTTGGAGAATCGGTTACTTTAACAGCTACGGGCGGAGCTACTTATAATTGGGGAACTCTTCCGGGGAGTGGAAATACTCAGGTTGTTTCACCTACTACGACGACCGTATATACCGTTTTTGCGATAGGAGCAAACGGATGTATCTCTGCAACTCCTGCAACAGTTACAGTTATAGTTGGCCCTCCAACAGCAGGGGTTTCAGCTAATAAATCGAAGATCTGTGCCGGAGAATCTGTTACTTTAACAGCTACAGGGGGTATTACTTATAACTGGGTTGGATTAACAGGAAACGGAAATACTCAGGTTGTTTCTCCAACAGTTACTACAGAGTATTCTGTGTATGCATTAGGTGGAAATGGATGTAGCTCAGTACTTCCTGCAAAAATTAAAATTGAGGTTGTTCCGGCGATTGTTTCTACATTACAAGATGTATTTGTCTGTGTTGGAGATAAGGGTATTTTAGATGCGGGAGCGGGTCCTAACTATACTTATTTATGGAGTAATGGTGCTACTACGCAAACGATATCAACAGATGTAGTGGGAACTTATTCAGTTACGATAAGTAATGGAGTTTGTTCTAAAGTTTTCACAGCACAATTGTTAAACCCAGTATTGCCTCAATTTACGAATGTGACTTTTGAAAATCATGTTCTTACGCTTACAACGACCAATCCTATAGGAGGAGTTTTAGAATTTTCTATTGATGGAGGAGTAACATGGCAGAATTCGAATATATTCTATAATGTTTTAAATAACAGCAATTATAAATTGATGGTTAGAGTTAAAGATGCGAAATGTAGTACTACATTAGAGTTTTATACATTCCTAATCAGTAATGCAATTACACCAAACTCTGATGGTAAAAATGATGTTATAGACTTCTCAGGAATCAGTCAGTATAATAATTTTGCAGCTTCTGTTTTCAATAGATACGGGCAGGAATTATTTAAAGCTACTAAATCTGATGCTGTTTGGAGAGGAACAATAAAAGATCTTAATGTACCAACTGCTACTTATTGGTATAGAGTTCAATGGGATAATCCGGCAAGTAAAAAGCTTGAATTAAGAACAGGCTGGATCTTATTAAAAAATAGAAATTAA